One window of Papaver somniferum cultivar HN1 unplaced genomic scaffold, ASM357369v1 unplaced-scaffold_5, whole genome shotgun sequence genomic DNA carries:
- the LOC113342907 gene encoding GDSL esterase/lipase At5g03610-like, producing MDTQKSYHFVSSVVLVLFFFCDSAFTLDSSFSFINQVVPHHRSRLHSISKLFVFGDSYVDTGNNNFTVQAWKFPYGETFPGFPTGRYSDGLVFTDFLASFMGLRSPMPYEQWNHLSKRRVRSGMNFAQGGTGVFNTYHKVPNITTQISIFKQYIIDGVYNKHDLDKSMALVALSGNDYQQYIIDGGTDEGFRAFVMKVLDQLELNLREIGKIGVKKVVMLNLEPLGCLPNKAVFLSYEKCDQHANNETVFHNMLLQQIVQRLNSETIDSPFQILDLYSAFLSVINKQGGEGYSGITKKAGFKFGNPLLKPCCIATSAEYLCGSVDANGVKQYTLCENPTDNIFWDSVHPSQSGWNAIFSALVSSLAGLYYRLNIHPQRPSISGSGAIS from the exons ATGGATACACAAAAGAGTTATCATTTTGTTTCCTCAGTAGTATTAGTTCTATTCTTTTTCTGCGACTCCGCTTTTACGTTAGATTCATCTTTTTCATTCATTAATCAAGTAGTACCACATCATCGATCCCGTCTTCATTCTATATCAAAGTTGTTTGTTTTCGGAGACTCTTACGTTGATACAGGAAATAACAATTTTACTGTTCAAGCATGGAAGTTTCCTTATGGTGAGACTTTCCCCGGTTTTCCAACAGGTCGTTATTCCGATGGTCTTGTCTTCACTGATTTTCTCG CATCATTTATGGGACTGAGGTCTCCAATGCCGTACGAACAATGGAACCATTTAAGCAAAAGAAGGGTAAGAAGTGGGATGAACTTCGCCCAAGGGGGTACCGGTGTATTCAACACATATCATAAGGTACCAAACATTACGACTCAAATCAGTATTTTTAAACAGTATATCATAGACGGAGTGTACAACAAGCACGACCTTGACAAGTCCATGGCCCTTGTTGCGCTCTCGGGAAACGACTACCAACAGTATATAATTGACGGAGGCACTGATGAG GGATTTCGAGCATTTGTGATGAAAGTTTTAGATCAACTGGAGTTGAATTTAAGAGAAATTGGAAAGATAGGAGTGAAGAAAGTAGTTATGTTGAATTTGGAACCGCTTGGATGTCTTCCTAATAAGGCGGTATTTCTTTCTTATGAAAAGTGCGATCAACATGCGAACAATGAGACAGTTTTTCATAACATGTTGCTGCAACAAATCGTTCAGAGGCTCAACAGCGAAACAATTGACTCGCCATTTCAAATCCTCGATCTCTACAGTGCATTTCTGTCTGTGATCAATAAACAAGGAGGAGAAGGCTACTCAGGTATTACTAAAAAAGCAGGTTTCAAGTTTGGAAACCCATTGTTGAAGCCGTGTTGTATAGCTACGAGCGCCGAATATTTGTGTGGGAGTGTTGATGCCAATGGGGTGAAGCAATACACATTATGCGAGAACCCAACTGATAACATATTCTGGGATTCTGTACACCCTTCACAGTCCGGTTGGAATGCGATCTTCTCAGCTTTGGTATCTTCTCTTGCCGGGCTATACTACCGGTTAAATATCCATCCTCAACGTCCCTCCATCTCCGGCTCTGGAGCTATATCCTAA
- the LOC113342947 gene encoding GDSL esterase/lipase At5g03610-like: MAKQKKQQLDVFSIVLFTIFFALLTGGASASSHSHHHKKHHNHHQKHHHEQLQQHNHDHNGGLSKLFVFGDSYVDTGNNQKAGGGSWSFPYGITFPGRPTGRYSDGRVFTDFIASFVGVKSPLPFKLRKYGKPLIPHGMNFAHGGTGVFNTLVPEPNMTTQIDTFTQLLKDGWYTKHDLNHSMALLSVAGNDYGTFLFRNGSDKDLPAFITKVVTQIGVNLVQVHGLGVKKVVVMGLQPLGCLPSKTSPLAYQKCQESQNTAVGFHNLLLQQVVEKLNNETTGSPFHVLDLYTPFMSVLDKQGPKQNSGHKFENPLKPCCLGISDKFSCGSVDNKGEKKYTICENPKSAFFWDGVHPTQQGWKAVYAAMQPSLDKLYY; encoded by the exons ATGGCCAAGCAAAAGAAGCAGCAGCTTGATGTTTTCTCAATTGTTCTATTCACCATCTTCTTTGCTCTTCTAACAG GAGGAGCAAGTGCATCGTCTCATTCACACCACCACAAGAAACACCATAATCACCACCAAAAGCATCATCATGAGCAATTGCAACAACACAATCATGATCATAATGGGGGTTTATCAAAGCTGTTTGTGTTTGGTGATTCATATGTTGATACCGGAAACAACCAAAAAGCTGGTGGTGGTTCATGGAGTTTTCCGTATGGGATAACGTTCCCCGGCAGACCAACTGGCCGTTACTCTGATGGCCGTGTCTTTACTGATTTCATAG CGTCTTTCGTCGGAGTGAAGTCGCCGTTACCGTTCAAATTGAGGAAATATGGAAAGCCATTGATACCGCATGGGATGAACTTTGCCCACGGAGGTACAGGGGTGTTCAATACATTAGTTCCAGAACCAAACATGACTACCCAGATTGATACATTTACACAGCTATTGAAAGATGGGTGGTACACAAAACACGACCTTAATCACTCTATGGCTCTCCTCTCGGTCGCCGGGAATGACTATGGTACCTTTCTTTTCCGCAACGGCAGTGATAAG GATTTGCCGGCTTTCATAACAAAAGTGGTGACTCAAATTGGGGTAAATCTAGTGCAAGTACATGGATTAGGAGTAAAGAAAGTGGTGGTAATGGGCTTGCAGCCACTTGGATGTCTGCCAAGTAAAACATCACCTTTGGCATATCAAAAATGCCAAGAATCTCAAAACACAGCTGTGGGCTTTCACAATTTGTTGTTGCAACAAGTTGTTGAGAAGCTCAACAATGAAACAACTGGTTCTCCATTTCATGTCCTTGATCTCTACACTCCTTTCATGTCTGTTCTCGATAAGCAAGGACCGAAACAAAACTCAG GCCATAAGTTCGAGAACCCGTTAAAGCCTTGTTGCTTAGGCATAAGTGACAAATTTAGCTGTGGAAGTGTTGATAACAAAGGGGAGAAGAAATATACTATCTGTGAGAACCCAAAAAGTGCCTTCTTCTGGGATGGGGTACATCCTACACAACAGGGGTGGAAAGCAGTGTATGCAGCTATGCAACCGTCTCTCGATAAACTCTACTACTAA